The genomic region CTATTGTCCTAGATGAGAGTGTACCAGAACGTGATGCACAAGAAGAATGGGTAGCGATTTGTAATATGGGTGAAAAGGCACATAGACGTTATTCAAAATTTAATGGCTGGGAATATAGTCAAAAGATGAAGCAATATTTATTTCAAAAAGGCTTTCCCATTGACCTAATTGAGCAATATCTTCAATCAGAGGATTGTCCGAATCCAACGATAGACTAACTAAAAAGAGAGTGAAAACATGGAAAAAAGATATAGTCAAATGACTGAATATGAGTTAACACAAGAAATTCGCTATTTAAATGAAAATGCACGTAAAGCCGAACAGATGGGAAGGCTTAATGAATTGGCTGTACTTGAACGTAAAATATTGATGGCCAAAGCATATCTGTTAAACCCAGCTGACTATAAACCAGATGAGGTTTATGAAATTGAACAGGATCCAGGAACCTTTTTTAAGATTAGTTATATGAATGGAATATTCGCTTGGGGAACTAAGCTAAATGGAGAAAATCGTGAAGATGCATTACCTATTTCAATGTTAAAAAAACCAGAAGTCAGAAAACAATTCTGACTCCTGGTTTGAGTAACCCATTTACTCACATATACTATTCGTCTGATCTTAAGTTAGATGCGCGCATTCTTTCTTGAGGATGAGTATTGATAGACCCATCAGCACGTAAAGAGGCGTATTCTGCCTTTGCTCGTGGTTCACCTTCAAATTTATTATGACTTTGATTTGGGAACCCTCGTTTTTTATTACGTACCATTGTGAGAACCTCCTCTTAGTTAAAGGCTATTTTCGTATAGATTGTGGCTTTCGTAAAAATCCTAAAAACCGGATTTTTACTTGGTAGTACATTGTCCCGTGCTTTAAATAAAGAAAGTTGCTCTTTTCTAACCAGTAATACTCGGTTTTACAGCTGAAAAAGGAGAATTACTGGACAAATGTGATTGAAAAGCAACAATGTTTTAGAAAAGAGCCTAGTTAAAAAACCTTCGTGCCTAAAAGGTGCATACATCCTTCTAAGCACGTACTACTAGTATGACTCTACGTTAACATGATATGAGAAAGAATATATGGAAAGGATGGTTTCAATTGAACGAAATCATTGAGAAACTTACTGATTTATTGTTAGAAAAAAATAAGGCTTTATCACCATCTCAGGCAAGAACCTGGATTGAACTATTATGGTCTGATTTTGAATCTTCGTATGCTAAAGCAGGTGCCCCCTATATGGGACAAGAAATGGCTGAAAGAATTGTGACTCAGTGGGTTTTAAGATATGGTGCACAATTACATGAGTTCGTGGCATCAAA from Bacillus mesophilus harbors:
- a CDS encoding YfhH family protein yields the protein MEKRYSQMTEYELTQEIRYLNENARKAEQMGRLNELAVLERKILMAKAYLLNPADYKPDEVYEIEQDPGTFFKISYMNGIFAWGTKLNGENREDALPISMLKKPEVRKQF
- a CDS encoding small, acid-soluble spore protein K, whose amino-acid sequence is MVRNKKRGFPNQSHNKFEGEPRAKAEYASLRADGSINTHPQERMRASNLRSDE
- a CDS encoding YfhJ family protein, yielding MNEIIEKLTDLLLEKNKALSPSQARTWIELLWSDFESSYAKAGAPYMGQEMAERIVTQWVLRYGAQLHEFVASNPKYAHLLNQDNDNNIKH